In a single window of the Deinococcus yavapaiensis KR-236 genome:
- a CDS encoding NAD-dependent epimerase/dehydratase family protein, with amino-acid sequence MSSWRSSKILVTGTIDEIGRTLVHNWRERGYEQVVTYTAPNVNLRDKRVVNTFFERELPDVVVVLSPKVSAAPRRSLSRALWLRHNLLTATNVIHAAYLYDVEKLLYIDCGLTCFDSFTFHGQSGAWAASEDARRLADVAGSAAAALCDSYRSQYGCSFTSAFIGNLYGPGVNFAPEDRHVVATLLREVARGKRVGSPSVEVRGRADWTCDLLHVEDFVDVCTTLLQDEARAGTVSVEPARRYSVSEVAAEVRRAVGYDGEILFDDVGPPDLAPMTSPLASRLDWTPRITLPDGLSSTLQWFLRQTALSELN; translated from the coding sequence ATGAGCTCATGGCGATCGAGCAAAATTCTGGTCACGGGCACGATCGACGAGATCGGCCGAACGCTCGTGCACAACTGGCGTGAACGCGGATACGAGCAGGTCGTCACGTACACGGCACCCAACGTAAATTTGCGTGACAAACGCGTCGTGAACACGTTCTTCGAGCGAGAGCTTCCCGACGTCGTGGTCGTGTTGTCGCCGAAGGTCAGCGCCGCGCCGAGGCGATCGCTGTCGCGCGCCTTGTGGCTGCGTCACAACCTCCTGACCGCCACGAACGTCATTCACGCCGCGTACTTGTACGACGTCGAGAAACTGCTTTACATCGACTGCGGCCTCACCTGCTTCGACTCGTTCACGTTCCACGGGCAAAGCGGCGCGTGGGCGGCGAGCGAGGACGCGCGGCGTCTCGCCGACGTCGCGGGCAGCGCGGCGGCGGCCTTGTGCGACAGCTACCGCTCTCAGTACGGCTGCAGCTTCACGAGCGCGTTCATCGGCAACTTGTACGGTCCGGGCGTGAACTTCGCGCCGGAAGATCGACACGTCGTCGCGACGCTGCTGCGGGAAGTGGCGCGCGGCAAGCGCGTCGGATCGCCCTCCGTTGAAGTGCGGGGACGAGCCGACTGGACGTGCGATCTGCTGCACGTCGAGGACTTCGTGGACGTGTGCACCACCTTGCTTCAAGACGAAGCGCGGGCGGGCACGGTGTCCGTCGAGCCCGCGCGGCGTTACAGCGTGAGCGAGGTGGCCGCCGAGGTACGACGCGCCGTTGGGTACGACGGTGAAATCCTGTTCGACGACGTCGGTCCGCCCGACCTCGCCCCGATGACCTCGCCGCTCGCGTCGCGCCTCGATTGGACGCCGCGCATCACCTTGCCCGATGGCTTGTCGTCGACGCTTCAATGGTTTTTGCGGCAGACGGCGCTGTCGGAATTGAACTGA
- a CDS encoding UDP-glucose dehydrogenase family protein, translated as MREIKPFKVAIVGTGYVGLGTAIMLAYLGHDVVGLDVDAAKVDMLRRGQLPIYEPGLAELMQQAGERLRWTTDYAEAIPEADAIFICVGTPPQADGRPDLKYVAEAARCIARNLNGKVQVVVNKSTVPVGTGDWVARLIEDNALEYHANRYFVVSNPEFLREGTAVHDSLYPDRIVVGGEHEEGVKRLVELYAPLLEQSFEAPEFAPRPQAYTRPALVTTSLGSAEMIKYAANAFLALKISFANEVANLCEHVDADIEEVVRGIGCDARIGPRFLAAGAGWGGSCFGKDTAALISTGADYGYDMPILQAAVTVNTRQRHVAITKLQRHLRRLKGKRVAVLGMAFKPGTDDLRDAPAYDCIARLVDLGATVVAHDPIAMDRARREWANLEYEEAPTAQAALKGADAVLVMTEWQEYKDLDWSAACRLMRNRLVIDLRGVVTSAPAATVVERVGRPSLGAPQDTTLAEGVA; from the coding sequence ATGCGAGAAATCAAGCCGTTCAAAGTGGCGATCGTTGGCACCGGCTACGTGGGCTTGGGCACGGCCATCATGCTGGCGTACCTCGGCCATGACGTCGTCGGTCTCGACGTGGACGCCGCGAAAGTCGACATGCTGCGCCGAGGCCAGCTTCCCATCTACGAGCCGGGCCTCGCCGAACTGATGCAGCAGGCGGGCGAGCGCTTGCGCTGGACGACCGACTACGCCGAAGCGATTCCCGAGGCGGACGCGATCTTCATCTGCGTCGGCACTCCGCCGCAAGCGGACGGGCGCCCCGACTTGAAGTACGTGGCGGAGGCCGCGCGTTGCATCGCCCGCAACCTCAACGGCAAGGTGCAAGTCGTGGTGAACAAGAGCACCGTTCCCGTCGGTACGGGCGACTGGGTCGCCCGCCTCATCGAGGACAACGCCCTCGAATACCACGCCAACCGCTACTTCGTCGTGAGCAACCCCGAATTTTTGCGGGAAGGCACGGCCGTGCACGACTCGTTGTACCCGGACCGCATCGTCGTCGGCGGAGAACACGAGGAGGGCGTCAAGCGTCTCGTGGAACTGTACGCTCCGCTGCTCGAGCAAAGCTTCGAAGCGCCCGAGTTCGCGCCACGCCCGCAAGCCTACACGCGGCCCGCGCTCGTCACGACCAGCCTTGGCAGCGCCGAGATGATCAAGTACGCCGCGAACGCCTTCTTGGCGCTCAAAATCAGCTTCGCGAACGAAGTCGCGAACCTTTGCGAGCACGTCGACGCGGACATCGAGGAAGTCGTGCGCGGCATTGGGTGCGACGCGCGCATCGGTCCGCGGTTCCTCGCGGCGGGCGCCGGTTGGGGCGGTTCGTGCTTCGGCAAGGACACGGCGGCCTTGATCAGCACGGGCGCCGACTACGGTTACGACATGCCGATCTTGCAAGCGGCCGTGACCGTCAACACGCGTCAACGGCACGTTGCGATCACGAAGCTGCAACGCCACCTTCGCCGCCTCAAGGGCAAGCGCGTCGCGGTGCTCGGCATGGCCTTCAAGCCCGGAACGGACGACTTGCGTGACGCGCCCGCGTACGACTGCATCGCGCGTCTCGTCGACCTCGGCGCCACGGTCGTCGCCCACGATCCGATCGCCATGGACCGTGCGCGCCGCGAGTGGGCGAACCTCGAGTACGAGGAAGCGCCGACTGCTCAAGCGGCCCTCAAGGGCGCGGACGCCGTGCTCGTGATGACCGAATGGCAAGAGTACAAAGACCTCGATTGGTCGGCGGCGTGCCGCCTCATGCGCAACCGCCTCGTGATCGATTTGCGCGGCGTCGTGACGAGCGCTCCGGCCGCGACGGTCGTGGAACGCGTGGGCCGTCCCAGCTTGGGCGCGCCTCAAGACACCACACTCGCCGAGGGCGTCGCGTGA
- a CDS encoding GDP-L-fucose synthase family protein has translation MDRQAKIYVAGHRGMVGGALVRRLRDEGYDNLVTRSSRELDLRDQAATRAFFEHERPEYVFLAAAKVGGILANSTYPAQFLYDNLMIGTNVIHAAYETGVRKLLNLGSSCIYPRLAPQPLQEDALLTGPLEVTNRAYAVAKIAAIELCDHYRAQYGCDFVSLMPTNLYGPGDNFDLTSSHVLPALLRKMVDAKERGAVSVDVWGSGRPMREFLHVDDLADACLFAMRHVSEAGPINVGTGVDLSIGELAALIADVVGFEGALVFDASKPDGTPRKLLDVGRLAALGWRAKIELRDGVQRTLHWYLNHREERLART, from the coding sequence ATGGACCGACAGGCCAAAATCTACGTCGCCGGTCATCGCGGCATGGTGGGCGGCGCGCTCGTACGACGGTTGCGTGACGAAGGGTACGACAACCTCGTGACGCGCAGCAGTCGTGAACTCGACTTGCGTGACCAAGCGGCGACCCGGGCGTTCTTCGAGCACGAACGCCCCGAGTACGTGTTCCTCGCCGCCGCGAAAGTCGGTGGGATCCTCGCGAACAGCACTTACCCGGCGCAGTTCTTGTACGACAACTTGATGATCGGCACGAACGTCATTCATGCCGCCTACGAAACGGGAGTGCGCAAGCTGCTCAACCTCGGTTCGAGCTGCATCTACCCGAGGTTGGCGCCGCAACCGTTACAGGAAGACGCGCTCTTGACGGGACCGTTGGAAGTCACGAATCGCGCGTATGCCGTCGCGAAAATCGCGGCGATCGAGTTGTGCGATCACTACCGCGCGCAGTACGGCTGCGACTTCGTGAGCCTCATGCCGACGAATTTGTACGGACCGGGCGATAACTTCGACCTCACGAGTTCGCACGTCCTGCCGGCGTTGCTGCGCAAGATGGTGGACGCCAAGGAGCGAGGCGCGGTCAGCGTGGACGTGTGGGGCTCGGGGCGTCCGATGCGCGAGTTTCTGCACGTCGATGACCTCGCCGACGCGTGCTTGTTCGCGATGCGGCACGTGTCGGAAGCGGGACCGATCAACGTCGGGACGGGCGTGGATCTTTCGATCGGGGAGCTGGCCGCGTTGATCGCGGACGTGGTGGGGTTCGAAGGGGCGTTGGTGTTCGATGCCAGCAAGCCGGACGGCACGCCGCGGAAGTTGCTGGACGTGGGTCGCTTGGCGGCGTTGGGATGGCGCGCGAAGATCGAGTTGCGTGACGGCGTGCAGCGAACCCTTCACTGGTATCTCAACCACCGAGAAGAACGGTTGGCAAGAACTTGA
- a CDS encoding WecB/TagA/CpsF family glycosyltransferase, which translates to MRVHVTDYAAAARQVVDWARTRESKVVCVANVHMAMETHDDAAFRQIVNAADLVTPDGMPLVWSLKALGAKTASRVYGPTLTLHVCEAAAKAGVKIALYGGTPESLDAFEATLQQRIPNIDVACKIAPPFRPPTPEEDERDTRLLAESGAGIVFVGIGCPKQERWMAAHKGRVPAVMLGVGAAFDFHSGRVKQAPAVLQNLGLEWAFRLAMEPRRLWRRYAKHNPRFVALFARQLLLNARTLAKEEAA; encoded by the coding sequence ATGCGTGTTCACGTCACCGACTACGCGGCGGCCGCTCGGCAAGTCGTGGATTGGGCGAGAACGCGTGAAAGCAAGGTGGTTTGCGTCGCCAACGTCCACATGGCGATGGAAACGCACGACGACGCGGCGTTTCGGCAGATCGTGAACGCGGCGGACCTCGTCACGCCCGACGGCATGCCGCTCGTATGGAGCCTCAAGGCCTTGGGCGCCAAGACCGCTTCGCGGGTGTACGGTCCGACGTTAACGCTTCACGTTTGCGAAGCCGCCGCCAAGGCGGGCGTCAAGATCGCGTTGTACGGCGGCACGCCCGAAAGTCTGGACGCCTTCGAGGCGACGCTCCAGCAGCGCATTCCCAATATCGACGTGGCCTGCAAGATCGCGCCGCCGTTTCGCCCGCCGACGCCCGAAGAAGACGAGCGCGACACCCGTTTGCTCGCCGAGTCGGGTGCCGGCATCGTCTTCGTGGGAATCGGCTGCCCGAAGCAGGAGCGCTGGATGGCCGCCCACAAAGGACGTGTGCCCGCCGTGATGCTCGGCGTCGGCGCCGCCTTCGACTTTCACTCGGGCCGCGTGAAGCAAGCCCCGGCCGTTTTGCAAAACCTCGGCTTGGAGTGGGCCTTTCGCCTCGCGATGGAACCGCGCCGTTTGTGGCGTCGCTACGCCAAACACAATCCGCGGTTCGTCGCCTTGTTCGCCCGCCAACTTCTCTTGAACGCTCGCACCCTCGCGAAGGAGGAAGCCGCATGA
- a CDS encoding UDP-glucuronic acid decarboxylase family protein: MNILVTGSAGFIGSHLTSRLLNDGHAVIGVDNYISGQRANTKRFFDHPRFRFVEADVSLGMPDTHESLDYVLHFASPASPPHYQQHPIETLMVGAQGTQNALELARRHDAKFLLASTSEVYGDPNVHPQPESYWGHVNPNGIRSCYDEAKRYAEAITMAYHRYHGLDTRIVRIFNTYGPRMRHDDGRVVTNFVHQALAGEPLTVYGDGQQTRSFQFVDDLIEGVTRLMSVRHHEPVNIGNPDEYTVLEFAQIIRDLIDPSLDIIHRPMPQDDPRQRRPDITLAKSLLNWEPRVTLREGLARTIEGFREDRRLLESSDRRGWRPLTFHVAGEG; the protein is encoded by the coding sequence GTGAACATCTTGGTGACTGGAAGCGCAGGCTTCATCGGGAGTCACCTGACGAGCCGCTTGCTGAACGACGGCCACGCCGTCATTGGCGTCGACAACTACATCAGCGGGCAACGCGCGAACACCAAGCGCTTCTTCGATCATCCCCGTTTCAGATTCGTTGAAGCCGACGTTTCGCTCGGCATGCCCGACACGCACGAATCGCTCGACTACGTTCTTCACTTCGCGAGTCCCGCGAGCCCGCCTCACTACCAGCAGCATCCCATCGAAACGCTGATGGTGGGCGCGCAAGGAACGCAAAACGCCCTCGAACTCGCTCGCCGTCACGACGCCAAGTTCCTGCTCGCGAGCACGAGCGAAGTTTACGGCGACCCGAACGTTCACCCGCAGCCCGAAAGTTACTGGGGTCACGTGAATCCGAACGGGATCCGGTCGTGCTACGACGAAGCCAAGCGTTACGCGGAAGCGATCACGATGGCGTACCACCGTTACCACGGGCTCGACACGCGCATCGTGCGCATCTTCAACACGTACGGTCCGCGCATGCGCCACGACGACGGGCGCGTCGTCACGAACTTCGTCCATCAAGCGCTCGCCGGAGAGCCCCTCACCGTTTACGGCGACGGGCAGCAGACGCGCAGCTTTCAATTCGTCGACGACTTGATCGAAGGCGTCACGCGGCTCATGAGCGTGAGGCACCACGAGCCCGTCAACATCGGGAATCCCGACGAGTACACGGTGCTGGAGTTCGCGCAGATCATTCGCGACTTGATCGATCCCAGCCTCGACATCATTCACCGCCCCATGCCGCAAGACGATCCGCGGCAACGGCGGCCCGACATCACGCTCGCGAAGTCCTTGCTGAACTGGGAGCCGCGCGTGACCTTGCGCGAAGGCCTCGCGCGAACCATCGAAGGATTTCGCGAAGACCGCCGTCTGCTCGAATCGAGCGATCGTCGCGGGTGGCGACCCTTGACGTTTCACGTGGCAGGTG
- the gmd gene encoding GDP-mannose 4,6-dehydratase, with product MTRTPRSRTKKTALLTGVTGQDGSYLTELLLAKGYEVHGIIRRASTFNTDRIDHLYQDPHEADARLFLHYGDLSDSSGLRMLVERVQPDEVYNLGAQSHVKVSFDQAEYTADITGLGTLRLLEAIRDYRDRTEHHVKYYQASSSEMFGAAKPPQGLHTPFHPRSPYAVAKVYSYWQTINHREAYGLYACNGILFNHESPRRGETFVTRKITRAVGRIKMGLQKKLYLGNLEAKRDWGHARDYVEAMWMMLQQDAPRDYVIATGEAYSVREFAERAFEHVGLRYEDYVEVDPRYFRPAEVDYLLGDMRETSEHLGWTPKTSFEQLVTEMVEHDLELARQEKTLIGAGHQVALKGIGAH from the coding sequence ATGACTCGTACCCCTCGATCCCGCACCAAGAAAACTGCCCTGTTGACGGGCGTGACGGGCCAAGACGGCTCGTACCTCACCGAACTGCTGCTCGCCAAAGGCTACGAAGTGCACGGCATCATCCGCCGCGCCAGCACCTTCAACACCGACCGCATCGACCACCTCTACCAAGACCCGCACGAAGCCGACGCGCGCCTCTTCCTCCACTACGGCGACCTCTCGGACTCCAGCGGCCTGCGCATGCTCGTCGAGCGCGTGCAACCCGACGAAGTCTACAACCTCGGCGCGCAAAGCCACGTCAAAGTCTCCTTCGACCAAGCCGAGTACACCGCCGACATCACCGGCCTCGGCACCCTGCGCCTGCTCGAAGCCATTCGCGACTACCGCGACCGCACCGAGCACCACGTCAAGTACTACCAAGCGAGCTCCAGCGAAATGTTCGGCGCCGCCAAGCCCCCGCAAGGCCTGCACACGCCCTTCCATCCGCGCAGCCCGTACGCCGTCGCCAAAGTCTACAGCTACTGGCAAACCATCAATCACCGCGAAGCGTACGGCTTGTACGCCTGCAACGGCATCCTCTTCAACCACGAAAGCCCACGGCGCGGCGAAACGTTCGTGACGCGCAAAATCACGCGCGCCGTCGGCCGCATCAAGATGGGCTTGCAAAAGAAGTTGTACCTCGGCAACCTCGAAGCCAAGCGCGACTGGGGTCACGCCCGTGACTACGTCGAAGCCATGTGGATGATGCTGCAACAAGACGCGCCGCGCGACTACGTCATCGCGACCGGCGAAGCGTACAGCGTGCGTGAATTCGCCGAACGCGCCTTCGAACACGTCGGTTTGCGTTACGAAGACTACGTGGAAGTCGACCCGCGCTACTTCCGCCCCGCCGAAGTCGATTACCTGCTCGGCGACATGCGTGAAACGAGCGAGCACCTCGGGTGGACGCCCAAGACGAGCTTCGAGCAACTCGTGACGGAAATGGTGGAGCACGACCTCGAACTCGCCCGTCAGGAAAAGACCCTCATCGGCGCGGGACACCAAGTGGCCCTCAAAGGCATCGGCGCGCACTGA